TACATGTAGAAATAATAAGTTGGtacttaaaataatatattgGCTTAACCCACCTAAATTATGTCTTTTTTTCCATCTTGGCACCTAAATTTTTTTGGGGTCATAAGTGGtacctaaattattttttttctccttCAAATTAGTATCTTCATTAGTTAAACCattaaatctatttaaaaaagaaagactCGAACAACAAATTAATACCTAAACAGTGCTCTTTTTCCCAAggtatctaatttttattttggtcataaGTACTACTAAAACTATTCTTCCATTACCCATTTTACACCAAAATGTTATATCAGCTGAAAAGATTCCAACAAATAATAGATCATAtgttatataaacttttaaaaataattattatttaatttattttttatatttttctttcttattcctTTATAATGTTTGACAATGCCGATAATATTTGAAACTGGCCCACTTGAGGTCAAAACGCTGGtgattaattttggttttgaatttcaTCACCTACTTCTCTGACCCGAGGGGATAGAAAATGTTCTTTCATCGATCAAAACTAGTGTTTTCAAAAACAGACTGATTCAACTGGTTGGATAGGAAATCGGTCCAGAAATAGGGGTTGAATTGATTGACTTGCGAACAGAAACAAATCGGTTGAACTAAGCTAAAAAACTGGTTGAACTAGTTCtctccatttatatatatataaataatagttcTTTTTTTACTACATGTCaatttttaattggttaattttttttcaaataaactgAATGGTTTTACTAATGACGGAGGTACCAAATTATAGTCTAGGTACCAATTTATAGGTTAAGCCTATTTCTAAAATAGACTTTTGACTAATGGCGGGCCAGGTCAggcctaagcatgatattaacgtACTTTATGTTTGTTCAAGCTTGGCTCGGCCCGAAATATGAACTTAAAATTTCACCTAAACTCATCCATATTTGCAAAATACTAACCTAAGCTCATTTTAGGCATGCccatataatttttagtttttttttaaaatatttatattatattattttaataattaataatttaaacattttttatttattgaaaatttttatataattatcttaacattattttaatggttttattatagtattattatctatttagtataagtttatttttttaatctgttctgaattatataatataaagtattatacaCTTAAAAACGGGTCAGGCTGGGCTCGAGCTTTGAATGCTTAAGCCTGAACCTAgcccatattttaaacgggcctaattttttttacccaaactcaATTTTTCGGGCCTAATATTTTTATCCAGACCCTCACAAATTTTGGGCGGCCCTTGGGCCTTAGCAAGTAGCCCAACTCATGAACAAGTCTactcaactattaattttttcgatttagttGTTAACCTTTTCGaaagtaaatattttaatcactctCTTGTTAGTTGTTGTTAAATGAGTGACAGAAAGCTGATGTGGGCTTTTTTTATtagtctaataacaaatttagccctccaatgtttacacattctatcaatttgatcctagatataaaaaaaatcaacaaatttagccctgaATGTTAACAAAACTTGtcattttagttcaaattctaaaaaaattaataaatttaacccttaatattttcaaaaattaacaatttagttctaattctaaaaatgttaatatatatatttaaaaaatatttttaatcctCTGTCTCACCCTTTGATTTTTTAGATGAGCTAAACTCAAAATATATCATTATGTCTTTTTGTTTTAACgctaaaagagataaaaaaaatgaaaagctaaaatgccaaataaatcattatgtctttttagttttaattttttacttgattaaaagagaaataattaacgaatgaaaaataattattattccCAAATAAATTTATCAGAATTTATAACAAATGAGATTTTAGATTTGAATTAtgaagctatatatatatatgtatataaacatacatatttttatgaaatacttGCTAAAAGAAAAAGCATATAAAAGTATAAACGTTTTTATGAAATACAAGATTTTACTAAAAGAAAAAGCATCCAATTttaagaatgaaaaatatatggtaAAAGCATCCATAACTTTTCAATgtaaaagacaaaaaaaactGTAACACCAATGTGGTGGTATTATTTGTTGCCTATAAATACCATTCCTATTCTTCATCTTCCTCTACCAACATAACATGGCCTCCTCctatctctttctctttctctgcCTATTCCTCTTCTTTCCCCAGCTTTatgcttctttttcttcttcaggaTCTCACTCCTGCTCTTCACTAATCCACTTCAAGAACTCTTTTTCCATCAATCAGACAAACGCTGCTTATTTGTCTTGCGATGATCAATCTTATCCCAAGACAGATTCATGGAAGGAGGGTACAGATTGCTGCTCATGGGATGGGGTCACTTGTGACCACCTAAATGCTCATGTTATTGCCCTTGACTTGAGCTGCAGTTGGCTATATGGCAACTTCCCTTCCAATACCACTCTCTTCCTTCTTCCTCACCTTCAAAAACTCAACCTTGCCTACAATAATTTCAATCATTCCAAAATTCCATCCGAGTTCGGTCGGTTTACAAGCCTATTCTACCTCAACCTTTCTAATACATGGTTTGCAGGAGAAGTCCCATCCCAAGTCTCGCACCTGTCAAAATTGGTTTCACTTGATCTCTCCTCTCGGGATTATGTACAAACAATTGACAAACATGCTCTGGAGGGACTTGTTCACAACCTAACCGAGGTCAGACATCTGTTTTTGGATGGAATTAACATGTCTTCTGTTAATGCTCATGTCTTCATGAATCTATCCTCTTCTCTAAGATCTCTCAGTCTTGCTGGTTGTGATTTGCAAGGAAAATTCCCAAAAAACATTTTTGATTTGCcaaacctcgatctcctcaacttGGGAGGCAACCAATTGAGTGGACAAATTCCAAGATCATTGGGGAACCTCTTGCAACTCACTCATTTAGACTTGTGGGGGAACCAATTGAGTGGACAAATTCCATTGTCAATTCTAAACCTAACGCAGCTGGAACACTTGGCAATATATAACAATTCTTTAGAAGGTTCCATTCCAGATGAGGTAACCGCTTTTCCTAATCTAATATCTTTAGTCTTAACAAACAATTTACTCAATGGAACACTTCCGTCATGGTTGTATACTGCTCCCTCCTTAAAGTATATAGATCTCTCTCAAAATCAATTCAGTGGGCATAT
The genomic region above belongs to Gossypium hirsutum isolate 1008001.06 chromosome D05, Gossypium_hirsutum_v2.1, whole genome shotgun sequence and contains:
- the LOC107903481 gene encoding receptor-like protein 9DC3, translated to MASSYLFLFLCLFLFFPQLYASFSSSGSHSCSSLIHFKNSFSINQTNAAYLSCDDQSYPKTDSWKEGTDCCSWDGVTCDHLNAHVIALDLSCSWLYGNFPSNTTLFLLPHLQKLNLAYNNFNHSKIPSEFGRFTSLFYLNLSNTWFAGEVPSQVSHLSKLVSLDLSSRDYVQTIDKHALEGLVHNLTEVRHLFLDGINMSSVNAHVFMNLSSSLRSLSLAGCDLQGKFPKNIFDLPNLDLLNLGGNQLSGQIPRSLGNLLQLTHLDLWGNQLSGQIPLSILNLTQLEHLAIYNNSLEGSIPDEWMQEVGNDSLIYLNVSHNSLTEVEHFPWKNIAVLDLSSNLIRGNLPIPASTINLFLISNNSFNGGVSSLICNASSLQILDLSHNNLSGPIPQCFGNLSDSLEILNLKKNKFYGTIPPKFAKGCRLTNFNLNGNLLEGPLTPSILNCRGLEVLDLGNNKINDTFPHWLGSLPQLQVLVLKSNHMHGSLCVNSSKSSPFFSKIQIFDLSSNYFSGPLPVRYINSFKAIINLEKIGSTVSYMGVNDPRGSGFYTYSIGIVVKGQDMELVKFSPCG